From a single Sus scrofa isolate TJ Tabasco breed Duroc chromosome 13, Sscrofa11.1, whole genome shotgun sequence genomic region:
- the LOC100738971 gene encoding IQ domain-containing protein F1-like isoform X2, producing MLHLRPKPPPPVKKPPPDNHLKAVKIQAWWRGTLVRRTLLHAALRASIIQYWWKQKLAELLEKRRRAALEYYARQNWAAVRLQSWER from the exons cccccacccccagtgaaAAAGCCACCCCCTGACAATCACTTGAAAGCAGTAAAGATCCAGGCCTGGTGGCGGGGCACCTTGGTGCGTAGGACGCTGCTGCATGCTGCACTAAGAGCGAGTATCATTCAGTACTGGTGGAAGCAGAAGCTGGCAGAGCTGCTGGAGAAGAGACGGCGGGCTGCACTGGAGTATTATGCCCGGCAAAACTGGGCAGCAGTCAGACTCCAGTCTTGG GAGAGGTGA
- the LOC100738971 gene encoding IQ domain-containing protein F5-like isoform X1, translated as MLHLRPKPPPPVKKPPPDNHLKAVKIQAWWRGTLVRRTLLHAALRASIIQYWWKQKLAELLEKRRRAALEYYARQNWAAVRLQSWVRMWRIHLRYCRLLNAARIIQVYWRWHNCHTRGFFRGSYEITASQLRLELEIFLGSQVCRITDCIPFPIKNWPGRLQH; from the coding sequence cccccacccccagtgaaAAAGCCACCCCCTGACAATCACTTGAAAGCAGTAAAGATCCAGGCCTGGTGGCGGGGCACCTTGGTGCGTAGGACGCTGCTGCATGCTGCACTAAGAGCGAGTATCATTCAGTACTGGTGGAAGCAGAAGCTGGCAGAGCTGCTGGAGAAGAGACGGCGGGCTGCACTGGAGTATTATGCCCGGCAAAACTGGGCAGCAGTCAGACTCCAGTCTTGGGTCCGCATGTGGCGTATCCACCTTCGTTACTGCCGTTTGCTTAATGCTGCCCGCATCATCCAGGTCTACTGGCGCTGGCATAATTGCCATACCCGTGGCTTTTTCAGGGGCAGCTATGAAATCACAGCAAGCCAGCTCAGACTTGAGCTTGAGATCTTTCTGGGGTCACAGGTCTGTCGGATTACAGACTGCATCCCCTTCCCAATAAAGAATTGGCCAGGTCGACTCCaacactga
- the LOC100739013 gene encoding IQ domain-containing protein F2, whose amino-acid sequence MIRIERFSPRSEGSELDIGLLSLGILHWDGEPPEFLALKASGAYTEGNVILIVIEDTEEITALKKKKKEKQKREKKENLEKRIKAAKKIQAWWRGTLVRRTLLHAALRAWIIQCWWRLTLQRLLQKKRREALISYAHTERALVKLQSLVRMWRVHWRYCQVLNAIYIIQCHWQCHNCQTCALLRGHCVVTATHLQFHIEIINP is encoded by the exons ATGATAAGAATTgagaggttctccccaaggagtgAGGGGTCTGAGCTCGACATTGGGCTCCTCAGCCTGGGGATCCTGCACTGGGATGGCGAGCCCCCAGAatttctggctttgaaggccagtggggcttat ACAGAAGGCAATGTAATTTTAATTGTAATTGAGGACACCGAAGAAATAACTGccttgaagaagaagaagaaggagaagcagaagcGGGAAAAAAAG gaaaatttagaaaaaagaataaaagcagccAAGAAGATCCAGGCCTGGTGGCGTGGCACCCTGGTACGCCGGACTTTGTTGCATGCAGCCCTCAGGGCCTGGATCATTCAGTGCTGGTGGAGACTGACCCTCCAAAGGCTGCTGCAGAAGAAGCGGAGGGAAGCCCTGATCTCCTACGCACACACAGAGAGGGCACTGGTCAAGCTCCAGTCATTGGTCCGTATGTGGCGAGTCCACTGGCGATACTGCCAGGTGCTCAACGCCATCTACATCATCCAGTGCCACTGGCAATGCCACAACTGCCAGACCTGTGCCCTCCTCCGAGGCCACTGTGTAGTCACAGCCACTCACCTGCAGTTTCACATTGAGATCATTAACCCCTAA
- the LOC100620512 gene encoding IQ domain-containing protein F5, whose amino-acid sequence MGPKARVALSAEQKAAVFIQAWWRGTLVRRTLLHAALRACIIQCWWKQKLAKLLEKRRRMSLESYARQEWAVVKLQSWVRMWCIRLRYCRLLHAVRIIQVYWRWHSCHTRGFIQGHYDLKENQLNLQLEISLGSQACRVQQCIPLPIKE is encoded by the exons ATGG GCCCCAAAGCGAGAGTTGCGCTATCAGCAGAACAAAAGGCAGCTGTGTTCATCCAAGCTTGGTGGCGGGGCACCCTGGTGCGCCGGACGCTGCTGCATGCAGCTCTCAGAGCATGTATCATTCAGTGCTGGTGGAAACAGAAACTGGCAAAGCTGCTGGAGAAGAGGCGGCGGATGTCCCTAGAGTCCTACGCGCGACAAGAATGGGCTGTTGTTAAGCTACAATCCTGGGTCCGTATGTGGTGCATCCGCCTCCGTTACTGCCGTTTGCTCCATGCTGTCCGCATTATCCAGGTCTACTGGCGCTGGCATAGTTGCCATACCCGTGGCTTTATACAGGGCCATTACGACCTCAAAGAAAACCAACTGAATCTTCAACTTGAAATCTCTTTGGGCTCACAAGCTTGCAGAGTACAACAATGCATACCCCTTCCAATAAAGGAATGA